A genomic stretch from Empedobacter stercoris includes:
- a CDS encoding F0F1 ATP synthase subunit B: protein MDLITPSVGLIFWTAVVFIILLVLLRSLAWKPILSAVKEREQSIEDALNAAKKAKEEMALLNAQNEKIMKEARAERDAILKEAREMKENIINEAKNSATVEANKLIENAKTAIQNEKASAMADIKNQVGQLSIEIAEKILTKELSDKSAQEALVNDVIDQVKFN, encoded by the coding sequence ATGGATTTAATTACACCTTCAGTTGGTCTTATTTTTTGGACTGCGGTCGTATTTATCATCTTATTAGTATTGTTAAGATCATTAGCTTGGAAACCAATTTTATCTGCAGTTAAAGAAAGAGAACAATCTATCGAAGATGCATTAAACGCAGCTAAAAAAGCGAAAGAAGAGATGGCTTTATTAAACGCTCAAAACGAGAAAATCATGAAAGAAGCTCGTGCAGAACGTGATGCAATCTTGAAAGAAGCGCGTGAAATGAAAGAAAATATCATCAACGAGGCGAAAAATTCTGCAACTGTAGAAGCTAACAAATTAATTGAAAACGCTAAAACAGCTATCCAAAACGAAAAAGCATCAGCAATGGCTGATATCAAAAATCAAGTTGGACAGTTGTCAATTGAAATTGCTGAAAAAATCTTAACAAAAGAATTGTCAGATAAATCTGCACAAGAAGCTTTAGTTAATGACGTTATTGATCAAGTAAAATTCAATTAA
- a CDS encoding putative porin, whose translation MKKTIIGLFLLGAVIAQAQEDSIKSLKPLKGSSGNDSITYFKTKIDDYKFWTNGRKPEVIDTTLHIKNYYNQNFIKQDAFGKLFYPNVGGVVVDLEYQNSPFNPSMLPTGKKYNYYYANEIKYYDVKSPYTEFIYENGVKEGNFLSSTFSHNINKQFNYTFHYRGLISEGRYKHEKAQNNTFVFSSNYKTKSERFKLWWNYAAQNLKNNENGGIKDIYDFILQDERRKTNIRNIDVNSQTAKSEFDARRIELNASYGILKKLNEKDSTFYNPIELKNKFSYEKQKYRYEDSSPNGDLYDTPLITGLDNRNKKSFTDLSNTTTAGFLWTDRVKIEAGVKLQSLCVFSEEPFIFSKVDEDDNIIYNVNNPKEIKENLFGVVGKVDFDWNEKLKLYGNVEYLQSDNYKSVYNVDAVLDITPIEGYTLSAGAVIQSKIPSLNAIYNQSFFADFNYANKFETENVQNLFAKLKLDKVNTTVEASLYNLDNKVYLDSDLVYKQLNDNINYFKIKGENHLRFGKINLVSTAQYQKVTKNENIMPLPDFLIRETLYWQGELFNKNAQLQAGINATYFTKYNGLRYIPILNEFAIQDPTNIQEIGGYPILDVFINFKVRNMRFYIRGEHINASFTKEPEYFAAPNVPYRDFKFQLGLKWNIFS comes from the coding sequence ATGAAAAAAACAATCATTGGTTTATTTTTATTGGGAGCTGTGATAGCACAAGCTCAAGAAGATTCGATAAAAAGTTTAAAACCTTTAAAAGGATCGTCAGGGAATGATTCTATAACGTATTTTAAAACTAAAATCGACGATTATAAGTTTTGGACAAATGGCAGAAAGCCAGAAGTTATTGATACAACATTGCATATCAAAAACTATTACAACCAAAACTTTATAAAGCAGGATGCGTTTGGGAAATTATTTTATCCTAATGTTGGAGGTGTTGTTGTGGATTTAGAATATCAAAATTCACCTTTCAATCCATCGATGTTGCCAACAGGTAAAAAGTATAACTATTATTATGCGAATGAGATCAAATATTACGATGTAAAATCGCCTTATACTGAGTTTATTTACGAAAATGGCGTAAAAGAAGGAAACTTTTTGTCTTCCACATTTTCGCATAATATCAACAAGCAATTCAACTACACTTTTCATTACCGAGGTTTAATTTCTGAAGGTCGTTATAAACACGAAAAGGCACAGAATAATACATTCGTATTTTCATCAAATTATAAAACAAAATCAGAACGTTTCAAGTTGTGGTGGAATTATGCAGCGCAGAATTTGAAAAATAATGAAAACGGTGGAATAAAAGATATTTACGATTTTATTTTACAAGATGAACGTAGAAAGACAAATATTCGTAATATCGATGTAAATTCCCAAACAGCAAAATCTGAATTTGATGCACGTCGAATTGAGTTGAATGCGTCGTATGGAATTTTAAAAAAGTTGAACGAAAAAGATTCTACTTTTTATAATCCGATCGAATTAAAGAACAAGTTTTCCTACGAAAAACAAAAATATCGATACGAAGATTCCTCTCCAAATGGTGATTTGTATGATACACCTCTGATAACAGGACTTGACAACAGAAATAAAAAGAGTTTTACTGATTTGTCGAATACAACAACTGCTGGTTTTCTTTGGACCGATCGTGTGAAAATTGAGGCCGGAGTTAAATTACAGAGTTTGTGTGTGTTTTCAGAAGAGCCTTTTATTTTTTCTAAAGTGGATGAAGATGACAACATAATTTATAATGTAAATAATCCTAAAGAAATAAAAGAAAATCTTTTTGGAGTTGTAGGAAAAGTGGATTTTGATTGGAATGAAAAGTTAAAACTTTACGGAAATGTAGAGTATCTGCAATCGGATAATTATAAAAGTGTCTACAATGTGGATGCCGTTTTAGATATTACGCCAATAGAAGGTTATACATTAAGTGCAGGAGCGGTTATACAGTCAAAGATTCCATCGTTGAATGCCATTTATAATCAAAGTTTTTTTGCCGATTTTAATTACGCAAACAAGTTTGAAACAGAAAATGTTCAAAATTTATTTGCAAAATTAAAATTAGATAAAGTAAATACGACAGTAGAAGCATCTCTTTACAATCTCGACAATAAAGTGTACCTGGATTCAGATTTAGTTTACAAACAGCTAAATGATAATATCAATTATTTCAAAATAAAAGGTGAAAATCATTTACGTTTCGGAAAAATAAATTTGGTTTCGACAGCTCAATATCAAAAAGTAACCAAGAATGAAAATATTATGCCTTTGCCAGACTTCTTGATTCGTGAAACGTTATATTGGCAAGGAGAATTATTTAATAAAAATGCACAATTACAAGCGGGTATTAATGCAACGTATTTTACGAAATACAATGGATTACGTTACATCCCGATACTTAATGAATTTGCCATACAAGACCCAACTAATATTCAAGAGATTGGAGGTTATCCTATTTTGGATGTTTTTATCAATTTCAAGGTTCGTAATATGCGTTTCTACATTCGTGGTGAACATATCAATGCTTCTTTCACTAAAGAACCAGAATATTTTGCCGCACCAAATGTTCCGTACCGAGATTTTAAATTTCAACTTGGGTTGAAATGGAATATTTTCAGTTAA
- a CDS encoding AtpZ/AtpI family protein — MKQDRKTEGVNQYLKFSAMGIQMAAVIALFAWLGTFLDKKFETTQPLWTAGLSLLGVFAGLYLMLKQLPKK, encoded by the coding sequence ATGAAACAAGATCGAAAGACCGAAGGTGTAAATCAATATTTAAAGTTTTCTGCTATGGGAATTCAGATGGCAGCTGTGATTGCCTTGTTTGCTTGGTTGGGCACTTTTTTAGATAAAAAGTTCGAAACAACGCAGCCTTTATGGACGGCTGGCTTATCTTTGCTGGGTGTTTTTGCAGGATTATATTTGATGTTGAAGCAATTACCAAAAAAATAA
- a CDS encoding DUF2891 domain-containing protein produces MKKILYLTTLLTTTAFAQDLNLDQAKKIFDLPTHCIKTEYPNKLGNVLGSDQDLKTPKQLRPIFYGCFDWHSSVHGFWSIVKLMKNFPELDQNNEVRNELNQLITAENVAVEMAFFNDKNNKNFERTYGWAWLLQLQMELNNWQDKDAQVWTKNLKPLSDLIIVRYKEYLPKLVYPIRTGTHDNTAFGLSLAIDYARSVNDKSFEKVIVTHANRLYGKDTKCNIAFEPSGSDFLSACLEEALIMSKIQQKEDYKEWLKDFLPQLFKKNFELNPGIVSDRTDGHLVHLDGLNFSRATALYQIEHKLPELKQLNKIAENHLNYSLNNISNDDYMGSHWLGTFALYALKTKQELKIK; encoded by the coding sequence ATGAAAAAAATACTCTATTTAACAACTTTATTGACGACGACTGCTTTTGCACAAGATTTGAATTTAGATCAAGCAAAGAAAATTTTCGATTTACCAACGCATTGTATCAAGACTGAGTATCCGAATAAACTAGGAAATGTTTTGGGAAGTGATCAGGATTTGAAAACGCCAAAGCAATTGCGCCCAATTTTTTATGGTTGTTTTGATTGGCATTCGTCTGTGCATGGATTTTGGTCGATTGTGAAATTGATGAAAAATTTTCCTGAATTGGATCAAAATAATGAAGTTAGAAATGAGTTAAATCAATTGATTACAGCCGAAAATGTTGCGGTCGAAATGGCCTTTTTTAATGATAAAAATAACAAGAATTTTGAGCGTACTTATGGTTGGGCTTGGTTGTTACAATTGCAAATGGAATTGAATAATTGGCAAGATAAAGATGCGCAAGTTTGGACAAAAAATCTGAAACCTTTGAGTGATTTGATTATTGTTAGATACAAAGAGTATTTACCGAAATTAGTTTATCCAATTCGTACAGGAACGCATGATAATACGGCTTTTGGTTTGAGTTTAGCGATAGATTATGCACGTTCTGTCAATGATAAATCGTTCGAAAAAGTGATTGTAACTCATGCAAATCGTTTGTATGGAAAAGATACAAAATGTAACATTGCTTTCGAGCCAAGTGGTTCCGATTTTTTATCTGCTTGTTTAGAAGAAGCATTGATTATGTCAAAAATTCAACAAAAAGAGGATTATAAAGAATGGTTAAAAGATTTTTTACCTCAATTATTTAAAAAGAATTTTGAATTGAATCCTGGAATAGTTTCAGATCGTACAGATGGTCATTTGGTGCACTTAGATGGACTAAATTTTAGTCGTGCAACAGCTTTGTATCAAATTGAACATAAATTACCCGAATTAAAACAGTTGAATAAAATTGCAGAAAATCACCTCAATTATTCATTAAATAATATTTCAAATGACGATTACATGGGAAGTCATTGGTTGGGTACTTTTGCACTTTATGCATTGAAAACAAAACAAGAACTAAAAATAAAATAA
- a CDS encoding alpha/beta hydrolase, protein MKKFLLLFCLIFSQIGFSQEKLSIAEIQKINSKILNTEREIWVNLPESYYNNKLQKVNYPVIYVLDAESNFTFLTGVVSKFQSGFYPEMSESIIVGITNKNGDRTKDFTHVNDVNFLNFIQNELFPFMQKNYRVNDFRLLIGHSLGGYFALKTLYNHPKTFNGYVAHDPSVWFNDKELLNLYQNLENHSFENRFFMITQVGESQNADHLRDHYQSIKKVDERLKSSKNKSLNYHYKQYIDEEHGSVPMIGSIDYLRWQFDGYRVNIKEIPNQPNLVKDSFETISRKLNYSFQPTETYINNVANYLVKQKKNDLAKQFFEQNVKNFPESLQAKEELEKFLDSNKN, encoded by the coding sequence ATGAAAAAATTCCTACTTTTATTTTGTTTGATTTTCTCTCAAATCGGTTTTTCTCAAGAGAAATTATCAATTGCTGAAATCCAAAAAATAAATTCCAAAATCTTAAATACTGAACGAGAAATTTGGGTGAATCTTCCCGAATCGTATTATAATAATAAACTTCAAAAAGTAAATTATCCTGTGATTTATGTGTTAGATGCCGAATCTAATTTTACGTTTTTAACAGGCGTAGTTTCTAAGTTTCAATCGGGATTTTATCCAGAAATGTCTGAATCGATCATTGTCGGAATTACTAATAAAAATGGTGATCGAACAAAAGATTTTACACATGTAAATGATGTTAATTTTCTGAATTTTATTCAAAATGAATTGTTTCCTTTTATGCAGAAAAATTATCGTGTGAATGATTTTCGTTTGTTAATTGGACATTCTTTAGGTGGATATTTTGCGTTGAAAACATTGTACAACCATCCCAAAACTTTCAATGGATATGTTGCGCACGATCCAAGTGTTTGGTTTAATGACAAAGAATTATTGAATCTTTATCAAAATTTAGAAAATCATTCTTTCGAGAATCGATTCTTCATGATAACACAAGTTGGTGAAAGTCAAAATGCAGATCATTTACGAGACCATTATCAAAGTATAAAAAAGGTGGACGAACGTTTGAAATCATCAAAGAATAAATCATTGAATTATCATTACAAACAATATATTGACGAAGAACATGGTTCGGTTCCGATGATTGGCTCGATTGATTATTTGCGTTGGCAGTTTGATGGTTATCGTGTGAATATTAAAGAGATTCCGAATCAACCAAATTTGGTGAAGGATTCTTTTGAAACGATTTCTAGAAAATTGAATTATTCTTTTCAACCAACAGAAACGTATATCAATAATGTTGCAAATTATCTGGTAAAACAAAAGAAAAATGATTTAGCAAAACAGTTTTTTGAACAAAATGTGAAAAATTTTCCTGAAAGTTTACAAGCAAAAGAAGAGTTAGAAAAATTCTTGGACTCGAATAAAAATTAG
- the atpB gene encoding F0F1 ATP synthase subunit A codes for MKFSALLAFLLLFNFGFAQHAASSQENLPKTFEELVKIEQAKSQEEAAKVKSGESTFNPVPGIMHHIADAHDWHLWGEGEKSVGVALPVILWDNGLHVFMSSKFHHNEAVAESNGNYYINFHEKIYKTDAQGTIQAHIDEKGVYHLDNEKPLDFSITKNVASMLISFVILILVFSAVASNYKKGNMVPKGIAGFIEPIIIFVRDEVAIPNIGEKKYTKFMPYLLTLFFFIWINNLLGLLPGAANVTGNIAVTFVLALIALIVINFSGNKDYWGHMLWMPGVPVPVKIILAPIELIGIITKPFALMIRLFANITAGHIIIMSLISLIFIFQTEAMAGGSIPLALFIYCLELLVAALQAFVFTMLVSLFIGTAVAEHDHH; via the coding sequence ATGAAATTTTCAGCGTTATTAGCGTTTTTATTACTTTTCAATTTCGGATTTGCTCAGCACGCAGCATCTTCGCAAGAGAATCTTCCAAAAACGTTTGAGGAGTTAGTTAAAATCGAGCAAGCAAAGAGTCAAGAGGAAGCTGCTAAAGTGAAATCTGGTGAGTCTACGTTTAATCCCGTGCCTGGTATTATGCATCATATTGCAGATGCACACGATTGGCATTTATGGGGAGAAGGTGAAAAAAGTGTAGGTGTTGCATTACCTGTTATTTTATGGGATAATGGTTTACATGTTTTCATGTCTTCTAAATTTCATCACAATGAGGCAGTTGCTGAAAGTAATGGAAATTACTACATCAACTTCCACGAAAAAATCTATAAAACAGATGCACAAGGAACAATCCAAGCTCATATCGATGAGAAAGGAGTGTATCACTTGGATAATGAAAAACCATTAGATTTTTCTATTACGAAAAATGTAGCGTCAATGTTAATCTCTTTCGTGATTTTAATCTTAGTTTTCTCTGCAGTTGCATCGAACTACAAAAAAGGAAATATGGTACCAAAAGGTATCGCAGGATTCATCGAGCCAATCATTATTTTTGTGCGTGATGAAGTAGCGATTCCAAACATTGGTGAGAAAAAATACACGAAATTTATGCCTTACTTACTAACGTTATTTTTCTTTATCTGGATCAACAATTTATTAGGTTTGTTACCAGGTGCGGCTAACGTTACAGGTAATATCGCAGTGACATTTGTTTTAGCATTAATCGCATTAATCGTAATTAACTTCTCAGGAAATAAAGATTACTGGGGACACATGTTATGGATGCCAGGTGTGCCAGTTCCTGTAAAAATTATCTTAGCTCCAATTGAGTTGATCGGAATTATTACAAAACCTTTCGCCTTAATGATTCGTTTATTTGCGAACATTACAGCAGGTCACATCATCATTATGTCGTTAATTTCGTTAATCTTTATCTTCCAAACAGAAGCAATGGCAGGAGGTTCTATTCCTTTAGCTTTATTTATCTACTGTTTAGAGTTATTAGTAGCGGCATTACAAGCTTTCGTATTCACAATGTTAGTTTCTTTATTCATCGGAACAGCAGTAGCAGAACACGATCATCATTAA
- the atpH gene encoding ATP synthase F1 subunit delta: MAGFRAAHRYAKGLMEFALEANQTNEVYAEMNDVRKIIKENEDLKVFLNSPVIDAKKKEVVLSEIFKSLSKTSQTFISLVVRHGRENILSKIADQFITLYDQANNIVTAEITSAVQLDQHTIDNIVAKAKQTLAAGSQVKVENKIDASLIGGFVLKIGNNQVDSSIKTKLATLKKDFSKNEYIPKF, encoded by the coding sequence ATGGCAGGATTCAGAGCAGCACATAGATACGCTAAAGGTTTGATGGAATTTGCACTTGAAGCAAATCAAACAAATGAAGTGTATGCTGAAATGAATGATGTTCGCAAAATCATTAAAGAGAATGAAGATTTAAAAGTTTTCTTAAATTCTCCAGTGATTGATGCGAAGAAAAAAGAAGTCGTATTGAGTGAGATTTTTAAATCTTTATCGAAGACTTCTCAAACATTCATTTCATTAGTCGTAAGACATGGTAGAGAAAATATCTTGTCTAAAATTGCTGATCAGTTTATCACATTATATGATCAAGCAAATAATATTGTAACAGCGGAAATTACTTCGGCAGTACAATTAGATCAACATACAATTGATAACATTGTTGCAAAAGCAAAACAAACTTTAGCAGCAGGTAGTCAAGTAAAAGTAGAAAACAAAATTGATGCATCTTTAATTGGTGGTTTCGTATTAAAAATAGGAAACAATCAAGTAGATTCTTCAATCAAAACAAAGTTAGCTACGCTTAAAAAAGATTTTTCGAAAAACGAATACATTCCTAAATTTTAA
- the dusB gene encoding tRNA dihydrouridine synthase DusB, with product MVKIGNIELPDFPLLLAPMEDVSDPPFRRLCKMHGADLMYTEFISSEGLIRDAIKSRQKLDIFDYERPIGIQIFGGDEEAMAMSAKIVETVQPDIVDINFGCPVKKVVCKGAGAGVLKDIDLMVRLTKSVVESTHLPVTVKTRLGWDSESINIYEVAERLQETGIKALSIHGRTRMQMYKGEANWEPIAKVKANPNIEIPIFGNGDIDSPQKAIAYKEKYGVDGVMIGRAAIGYPWIFEQIKHYRETGELLAEPTIIERMEAAKNHLNWAVEWKGERTGILETRMHYTNYFKGIPNFKPYRTKLVTHDNLVDLEATFKEIEEEFIPKLEEI from the coding sequence GTGGTAAAGATAGGAAACATAGAATTACCAGACTTCCCTTTATTGCTTGCTCCAATGGAAGATGTAAGTGATCCGCCATTTCGTCGACTATGTAAAATGCATGGTGCAGACTTGATGTATACAGAGTTTATTTCTTCTGAAGGATTGATTCGTGATGCAATAAAAAGTCGTCAAAAATTAGATATTTTTGATTACGAACGTCCAATTGGTATTCAGATATTTGGTGGAGATGAAGAAGCAATGGCCATGTCTGCTAAAATTGTCGAAACCGTACAACCTGATATCGTAGATATTAACTTTGGATGTCCTGTAAAAAAGGTAGTGTGTAAAGGAGCTGGAGCTGGCGTATTAAAAGATATAGATTTGATGGTACGTTTAACAAAATCTGTTGTCGAAAGTACGCATTTACCAGTTACCGTGAAAACTCGTTTGGGTTGGGATTCCGAATCAATTAACATTTACGAAGTTGCAGAACGTTTGCAAGAAACAGGTATCAAAGCATTGTCTATTCATGGTCGTACACGCATGCAAATGTACAAAGGAGAAGCAAATTGGGAACCGATTGCAAAAGTAAAAGCAAACCCAAATATTGAGATTCCGATTTTTGGAAACGGAGATATTGATTCGCCACAAAAAGCAATTGCATACAAAGAAAAATATGGTGTAGATGGTGTGATGATTGGTCGAGCAGCAATTGGCTACCCTTGGATTTTTGAGCAAATCAAACACTATCGTGAAACAGGAGAATTGTTAGCAGAACCTACTATTATAGAACGAATGGAAGCTGCAAAAAACCACTTAAATTGGGCAGTTGAATGGAAGGGTGAGCGCACAGGGATTTTAGAAACTCGTATGCATTATACCAATTATTTCAAAGGAATTCCAAATTTCAAACCTTATCGTACAAAATTAGTTACGCATGATAACTTAGTTGATTTGGAAGCAACTTTCAAAGAAATTGAAGAAGAATTTATTCCGAAATTAGAAGAAATATAA
- a CDS encoding RagB/SusD family nutrient uptake outer membrane protein — protein MKKILLSIIVTTSLLGLNSCSEDRLDLEPILDEIYTGDLTNEQEMLWATNSIYTSLASGSLFGADLLIHSDLMSDNVFVSNSLTSGYYQNMQSMGWSGDSGFGSWRGLYDVIQKANFVILDDNLPETDVVKSFKGEAKIARGLAYFYLMQLYASNPTSGQYQEDGVPLMLMKYETPNYYPARNTVSENYDQIIKDLTEGINEMNPSARSSKTFLSPTAGRLILSKVYLTRGASGDYDKAIQYATEVLEKSPSNFEVITNDKLYDYFTGTSEAKSEEQPETIYEIEQKSGFSLQINAHPATFYSNQGTHKGLLIRKWVYELFDGVDTPNKDDDDARVALMNTAGAPDTDSPSGVWTRKYPRSVGGNWYGNIKVFRMTEAKYVIMEAMAKKGDNAGALAKLNEHAAERNAKPYTGDALTAILLDAQKEFIAEGHRFYDLKRNNLGYDKRDNCNSSNNTCSIPADSKFFVLPMSLSERLLNPNMTQHPLWK, from the coding sequence ATGAAAAAAATATTATTAAGTATAATTGTAACAACTTCACTTTTAGGGTTAAACTCATGTAGTGAAGATAGATTAGATTTAGAACCTATTTTAGACGAAATATATACAGGAGACTTAACAAATGAACAAGAAATGTTGTGGGCTACAAACAGTATATACACATCATTAGCATCAGGTTCATTATTCGGAGCAGATTTACTAATTCATTCTGATTTAATGTCAGACAATGTCTTCGTTAGCAATAGTTTAACAAGTGGCTATTATCAGAATATGCAGAGCATGGGCTGGTCAGGAGATTCTGGATTTGGATCTTGGAGAGGACTGTATGATGTGATACAAAAAGCAAATTTTGTAATTTTAGACGATAATTTACCTGAAACAGATGTTGTAAAAAGTTTCAAAGGAGAAGCGAAAATAGCAAGGGGATTAGCCTATTTCTATTTAATGCAATTGTACGCTTCTAATCCAACGTCAGGTCAATACCAAGAAGATGGAGTACCATTGATGTTAATGAAATATGAAACACCAAATTACTATCCTGCTAGAAATACTGTATCTGAAAATTATGATCAAATAATTAAAGATTTAACAGAAGGTATTAATGAAATGAACCCAAGCGCTAGATCTTCTAAAACATTTCTTTCTCCAACTGCAGGTAGACTGATTTTATCTAAAGTTTATTTGACAAGAGGTGCTTCTGGTGACTATGATAAAGCAATACAATATGCAACTGAAGTATTAGAAAAATCTCCAAGTAATTTTGAAGTTATTACGAATGATAAGCTATATGATTACTTTACAGGAACATCTGAAGCAAAATCAGAAGAACAACCAGAAACTATTTATGAGATAGAGCAAAAGTCAGGATTCTCATTGCAAATTAATGCACATCCTGCAACATTCTATTCTAATCAAGGGACTCATAAAGGATTATTAATTAGAAAATGGGTTTATGAGTTGTTTGACGGAGTTGATACACCAAATAAAGATGATGACGATGCGCGTGTAGCTTTAATGAACACAGCAGGGGCTCCTGATACTGACTCACCGAGTGGAGTTTGGACAAGAAAATACCCTCGTAGTGTGGGAGGGAATTGGTATGGAAATATCAAAGTCTTTCGTATGACAGAAGCTAAATATGTTATCATGGAAGCCATGGCGAAAAAGGGAGATAATGCTGGAGCATTAGCAAAACTTAATGAGCACGCAGCAGAAAGAAATGCTAAACCATACACAGGTGATGCTCTTACTGCAATTTTGTTAGATGCTCAAAAAGAATTTATTGCAGAAGGACACCGTTTTTACGATTTAAAACGTAATAACTTAGGGTATGATAAGAGAGATAATTGTAATTCTTCTAACAATACTTGTAGTATACCAGCTGATAGTAAATTTTTTGTGTTACCAATGTCACTATCTGAAAGATTATTGAACCCTAATATGACTCAACATCCACTTTGGAAGTAA
- a CDS encoding helix-turn-helix domain-containing protein, with the protein MILGEKLKKARLQKNFSQDYMAEMLEVSQKTYSNFENNKTTPNFSQIEEISKILGVSVLEFLTGDNNLSFYQKNKGTNNGYVVNQLPEKLIEQYELRIKKIEEENTYLKELLDKLMK; encoded by the coding sequence ATGATACTTGGAGAAAAATTAAAAAAAGCAAGATTACAGAAGAATTTCTCACAGGATTATATGGCTGAAATGTTAGAAGTTTCACAAAAAACATACTCAAATTTTGAAAATAATAAAACAACTCCTAATTTTTCTCAAATTGAAGAAATTTCAAAAATATTAGGAGTAAGTGTTTTAGAATTTTTAACTGGAGATAACAATTTATCCTTTTATCAAAAAAATAAAGGAACAAATAATGGTTATGTAGTTAACCAATTACCTGAAAAACTTATAGAGCAATATGAACTTCGAATAAAAAAAATAGAAGAAGAAAATACTTATCTAAAAGAATTATTGGATAAATTAATGAAATAA
- the atpE gene encoding ATP synthase F0 subunit C has translation MTGSIAAIGAGLAVLGVGLGIGKIGGSAMEGIARQPEAASKIQTAMIIAAALIEGAGLFGIVVALLGNG, from the coding sequence ATGACAGGAAGTATTGCAGCAATCGGAGCAGGTTTAGCAGTTTTAGGAGTTGGTTTAGGTATCGGTAAAATCGGTGGATCAGCTATGGAAGGAATCGCTAGACAACCAGAAGCGGCTTCAAAAATTCAAACAGCTATGATTATCGCAGCAGCCTTAATCGAGGGTGCAGGTTTATTCGGTATCGTAGTTGCGTTATTAGGTAACGGATAA